Proteins encoded within one genomic window of Sphingosinicella ginsenosidimutans:
- a CDS encoding winged helix-turn-helix domain-containing protein, translating into MMPVSLAFGDFVLDPAQRRLWRSGEPVELNSRYFDALALLAREPGILISKDRFMAEVWRGVPVTDEALTQCVRALRRQLGDDAARPRFIETVPKHGYRFIAPVRAQGEASAPAPVAGSGLRRLLLLGGAGTLGGGVAGAIGGLLYGFAAASGQAGAGGLSALLVVLWVTILVALVGGAGVAFGIAGAAVATGRGWRWSVAGGAIGGLVIGGGVKLLGLDAFNLLLGQSPANVTGGAEGAALGGAVGLAGWLAARFGGSLRRRLAIAALTGAAAGALIPLMGGRLFGGSLDLLAHRMPGARLRLDSLGALFGEAGFGPIAQCVTGALEGALFAASIVGALILAGRRLDRP; encoded by the coding sequence ATGATGCCGGTCAGCCTCGCCTTCGGCGATTTCGTCCTTGATCCGGCCCAGCGCCGGCTGTGGCGCTCCGGGGAGCCGGTCGAGCTCAACAGCCGCTATTTCGACGCGCTCGCCCTGCTGGCGCGAGAGCCCGGCATCCTGATCTCGAAGGATCGCTTCATGGCCGAGGTCTGGCGCGGCGTGCCGGTGACCGACGAGGCGCTGACCCAATGCGTCCGCGCGCTCCGCCGCCAGCTCGGCGACGATGCCGCGCGGCCGCGTTTCATCGAAACGGTGCCCAAGCACGGCTATCGGTTCATCGCCCCGGTGCGCGCGCAGGGCGAAGCGTCCGCGCCGGCTCCCGTCGCCGGCTCCGGCCTCCGGCGCCTGCTTCTCCTCGGCGGTGCGGGAACGCTCGGCGGAGGCGTGGCCGGGGCGATCGGCGGCCTGCTCTACGGCTTCGCGGCGGCGAGCGGGCAGGCGGGCGCGGGCGGGCTATCGGCGCTGCTGGTGGTGCTGTGGGTGACGATCCTCGTCGCGCTCGTCGGCGGCGCCGGCGTCGCGTTCGGGATCGCCGGCGCGGCGGTCGCGACCGGGCGCGGCTGGCGCTGGAGCGTCGCTGGCGGCGCAATTGGCGGGCTCGTCATCGGCGGCGGCGTCAAGCTGCTCGGGCTCGACGCGTTCAATCTGCTGCTCGGCCAGTCGCCCGCCAACGTGACCGGTGGCGCCGAGGGCGCGGCGCTCGGCGGCGCGGTCGGCCTCGCGGGCTGGCTTGCGGCGCGCTTTGGCGGATCGCTGCGCCGCCGCCTCGCGATCGCCGCCCTGACCGGCGCAGCGGCGGGCGCGCTCATCCCGCTCATGGGTGGCCGGCTCTTCGGCGGCAGCCTCGATCTCCTCGCTCATCGCATGCCCGGCGCGCGTCTGCGGCTCGATTCGCTCGGCGCATTGTTCGGCGAAGCCGGCTTCGGCCCCATCGCCCAGTGCGTCACCGGCGCGCTTGAGGGTGCGCTGTTCGCCGCCAGTATCGTCGGCGCGCTGATCCTGGCAGGGCGGCGCCTGGACCGTCCCTAG
- a CDS encoding NUDIX hydrolase has translation MSADRDAPEVTVWQGRFLAAKTRGKWEYVSRTRGITAAVILAIDEGHVLLVEQYRVPLGRNCLELPAGLIGDETEGEAAETAAIRELEEETGYRAARMIDLGQFHSSPGLASEGFTLLRAEGLEKVGAGGGVEGENIIVHRVALTDVSAFVARKRAEGCAIDVKLLLLLAGDLLA, from the coding sequence GTGAGCGCCGACCGCGACGCGCCCGAAGTGACCGTCTGGCAGGGCCGCTTCCTCGCGGCGAAGACGCGCGGCAAATGGGAATATGTCTCGCGAACGCGGGGAATCACCGCCGCGGTGATCCTGGCGATCGACGAAGGACATGTCCTCCTGGTCGAGCAATATCGCGTGCCGCTCGGGCGCAACTGCCTGGAACTCCCCGCCGGCCTGATCGGCGACGAGACCGAGGGCGAGGCGGCCGAGACCGCGGCGATCCGCGAGCTCGAGGAGGAAACCGGCTATCGCGCCGCGCGGATGATCGATCTCGGCCAGTTCCATTCCTCGCCCGGCCTGGCCTCGGAAGGCTTCACCTTGCTGCGCGCCGAAGGCTTGGAGAAGGTCGGCGCGGGCGGCGGCGTCGAGGGCGAGAACATCATCGTCCACCGCGTCGCGCTCACCGACGTCTCCGCCTTCGTCGCGCGGAAGCGCGCGGAAGGCTGCGCGATCGATGTGAAGCTGCTGCTGTTGCTGGCGGGCGACCTGCTGGCCTAG
- a CDS encoding TPM domain-containing protein: MRQRLSEADHDRVTAAVQAAEAKSDGEIVTIVAPRSDAYHDVALHYAVLLMLLVPAGIALVPQGWIDWWTTLLLGWNAQPTRGEVMLFVFAKLAGAFLIGRLLFAWMPLRMALTPGATKTRRVRRRAIDMFRVTCERRTRGRTGVLLYLSLLEHRAEIVADKAIAEKTAPEDWGEAMAVLIAEVKAGRAGEGMALAVEKIGAVLARVIPPEADNPNELPDSVVEL, translated from the coding sequence ATGCGGCAGAGGCTGAGCGAGGCGGATCACGACCGCGTGACCGCGGCGGTTCAGGCCGCGGAGGCGAAGAGCGACGGCGAGATCGTCACCATCGTCGCGCCGCGATCCGACGCCTATCACGACGTCGCGCTTCATTATGCCGTGCTCCTGATGCTGCTCGTGCCGGCGGGCATCGCCCTGGTCCCGCAGGGCTGGATCGACTGGTGGACGACGCTGCTGCTCGGCTGGAACGCGCAGCCGACGCGGGGCGAGGTGATGCTTTTCGTGTTCGCGAAGCTCGCCGGCGCCTTCCTGATCGGCCGGCTCCTCTTCGCCTGGATGCCGCTCAGAATGGCCCTGACGCCGGGCGCGACCAAGACGCGGCGGGTGCGCCGCCGCGCGATCGACATGTTCCGTGTCACCTGCGAGCGGCGGACGCGCGGGCGCACCGGCGTGCTCCTCTATCTCTCGCTGCTCGAGCATCGCGCCGAGATCGTCGCCGACAAGGCGATCGCCGAAAAGACCGCGCCCGAGGATTGGGGCGAGGCGATGGCGGTGCTGATCGCCGAGGTGAAGGCGGGCCGGGCGGGCGAGGGCATGGCGCTTGCGGTCGAGAAGATCGGCGCCGTGCTGGCGCGCGTCATCCCTCCCGAGGCCGACAACCCCAACGAGCTGCCGGACAGCGTGGTCGAACTGTGA
- a CDS encoding TPM domain-containing protein: MTGAARALLAVLLALLLAVPAAAQDFPQLTGRVVDQANLLSPEQEAALTQKLEALQQATSRQLVIVTVPTIGDMTIEDYGYQIGRHWQIGQSEANNGVLLIIALNERKVRIEVGYGLGGILTDALSSQIIRDDIVPHFHDNDYAGGIEAGTDAIIAQLQAPPEQAEQRALAAQQAQQQQRERGGSIAPILFWVGVILVILFISAASRGGGQRYRRDVSVWGPGTPYRHDNAGSDIGWFLLGMALNSLGNSGRHGGGGSSWGGGGGGGGGGFSGGGGSFGGGGASGGW, translated from the coding sequence GTGACCGGCGCCGCCCGGGCGCTGCTCGCCGTCCTGCTGGCGCTGCTCCTCGCCGTGCCGGCGGCGGCGCAGGATTTTCCGCAGCTCACCGGCCGGGTCGTCGATCAGGCGAACCTGCTCAGCCCCGAGCAGGAAGCGGCACTGACGCAGAAGCTGGAGGCCCTGCAGCAGGCGACCTCGCGCCAGCTCGTCATCGTCACGGTGCCGACGATCGGCGACATGACGATCGAGGATTATGGCTACCAGATCGGCCGCCACTGGCAGATCGGGCAGAGCGAGGCGAATAACGGCGTCCTGCTGATCATCGCCTTGAATGAGCGCAAGGTCCGCATCGAGGTCGGCTACGGGCTCGGGGGCATCCTCACCGACGCGCTGTCGAGCCAGATCATCCGCGACGACATCGTCCCGCATTTCCACGACAACGACTATGCCGGCGGCATCGAGGCCGGGACCGACGCGATCATCGCCCAGCTCCAGGCGCCGCCGGAGCAGGCCGAGCAACGCGCGCTCGCCGCCCAGCAGGCGCAGCAACAGCAACGCGAGCGCGGCGGATCGATCGCCCCGATCCTGTTCTGGGTCGGCGTGATCCTGGTCATCCTGTTCATCTCCGCGGCCTCGCGGGGCGGCGGCCAGCGCTACCGGCGCGACGTTTCGGTCTGGGGCCCCGGCACGCCCTATCGCCACGACAATGCGGGCAGCGACATTGGCTGGTTCCTGCTCGGAATGGCGCTCAACAGCCTCGGCAATTCGGGCCGCCACGGCGGCGGTGGATCGTCCTGGGGCGGCGGCGGTGGTGGCGGCGGCGGCGGCTTTTCCGGCGGCGGCGGATCGTTCGGCGGCGGCGGCGCGTCGGGGGGATGGTGA
- a CDS encoding LemA family protein — MRRGLYAVLAALVVTLSACGINSIPTAEENAKAKWAEVQNQYQRRADLVPNLVATVRAAATQERTVLREVTEARASASRITVTPDQLTDPAAMQRYAAAQTQLTLTLQRLQEAYPELHTNENFLTLQSQLEGTENRIAVARRDYNAAVQAYNTEIRTFPAVIGAKVIYGSQPMQPYQADEAAQRAPSVADAFGNNQ; from the coding sequence ATGCGCCGCGGTCTCTACGCCGTTCTTGCCGCCCTCGTCGTCACCCTGTCGGCCTGCGGGATCAATTCGATCCCGACCGCCGAGGAAAATGCCAAGGCCAAGTGGGCCGAGGTCCAGAATCAGTATCAGCGCCGGGCCGATCTCGTCCCCAACCTCGTCGCGACCGTGCGCGCCGCGGCGACCCAGGAGCGCACCGTGCTTCGCGAGGTGACCGAGGCGCGCGCGAGCGCGAGCCGGATCACCGTCACGCCCGACCAGCTCACCGATCCGGCGGCGATGCAGCGTTATGCCGCCGCGCAGACCCAGCTGACGCTGACGCTCCAGCGGCTCCAGGAGGCCTATCCGGAGCTCCACACCAACGAGAATTTCCTCACCCTCCAATCGCAGCTGGAGGGAACGGAGAACCGGATCGCGGTCGCGCGCCGCGATTATAACGCCGCCGTCCAGGCCTATAATACCGAGATCCGCACCTTCCCCGCGGTGATCGGGGCCAAGGTCATCTACGGATCGCAGCCGATGCAGCCCTATCAGGCCGATGAGGCCGCCCAGCGCGCCCCAAGCGTCGCGGACGCCTTCGGCAACAATCAGTGA
- the mscL gene encoding large conductance mechanosensitive channel protein MscL, whose amino-acid sequence MFREFREFIARGNVLDLAVAVIIGAAFGKITTSLTEDIIMPVVGAIFGGLDFSSHFILLGNVPESYHGSLTSYSALKAAGAPVFGYGEFITVVINFLILAFIIFLMVRAANKIIARKEEAPAADPAEIVLLREIRDELKKRG is encoded by the coding sequence ATGTTCAGGGAATTCCGGGAATTCATCGCGCGCGGCAACGTGCTTGACCTCGCGGTCGCCGTCATCATCGGCGCCGCCTTCGGCAAGATCACCACGTCGCTGACCGAAGACATCATCATGCCGGTCGTCGGCGCGATCTTCGGCGGGCTGGATTTCTCCAGCCATTTCATCCTCCTGGGCAATGTCCCCGAAAGCTATCACGGCTCGCTCACCAGCTACAGCGCGCTCAAGGCCGCCGGCGCGCCGGTCTTCGGCTATGGCGAGTTCATCACGGTGGTGATCAACTTCCTGATCCTCGCCTTCATCATCTTCCTGATGGTGCGCGCGGCCAACAAGATCATCGCCCGCAAGGAGGAGGCGCCGGCCGCCGATCCGGCCGAAATCGTCCTGCTGCGCGAGATCCGGGACGAATTGAAGAAGCGGGGCTGA